In Melitaea cinxia chromosome 11, ilMelCinx1.1, whole genome shotgun sequence, a genomic segment contains:
- the LOC123657982 gene encoding synaptic vesicle glycoprotein 2C-like, giving the protein MQLKQEKILKEVDSEKINPIQTATVDEALNATGFGKYNFGLLLVCSWTLQAMGMDLFGTSFVVAAAVCDLELTMQQRSLLTATPLIGVVLGAQLWGYVSDTKGRRLTLVLSMSVGFVFSSLSSFAPDWKIMALLKLASSTFTSASNSGAYTLLGESCSERSRGRSMLLCTCSLMCSQAVVALFAYPILPLEFSYWIEFLGINYRPWRLLALVMAIPCAVTACLLQLFHESPKFLVSRGQQDKALQVLKKIYACNTGDKAENFPVKKLIGQPEQSGNEGSFLRVMWEQTSALFKPPLLKTTLKLFYLITIIYMTGSGFILWLPYIMNNLFSVLEAGGGEGMNLCTVMRYSTEAVAYAGNNTIVQDVCNDKIQETTLLSAMSYGALASSSNLVLSLTCGSRKRLAMICIITVSALAAILLNVVAIPIAGGIFFFFFLLCALSMGILSVYFVELYPTSLRGMASCLSVMLGRSSAFLGVNAIGALLTANCEATFYGWAVLLLSAVVFSWFLPKDKKPNT; this is encoded by the exons ATGCAGCTTAAACAAGAAAAGATACTAAAGGAGGTTGATTCTGAGAAGATCAACCCCATACAAACAGCAACAGTTGACGAAGCACTAAATGCTACAG gctTTGGCAAGTACAACTTTGGACTGCTACTTGTATGCAGCTGGACACTGCAGGCTATGGGCATGGATTTATTCGGCACAAGTTTCGTAGTGGCTGCAGCTGTATGCGATTTAGAATTGACAATGCAGCAAAGATCATTGTTGACTGCTACACCACTTATtg gagTTGTTCTCGGCGCACAGCTATGGGGATACGTGTCTGATACGAAAGGCCGTCGGTTGACTCTAGTGCTGTCAATGTCAGTGGGGTTCGTCTTTTCTTCACTCAGCAGTTTCGCTCCAGACTGGAAGATCATGGCGCTCTTGAAACTTGCGTCCTCTACCTT CACTTCAGCAAGTAATTCTGGCGCCTACACGCTTCTGGGAGAGAGTTGTTCGGAGCGCAGTCGAGGAAGGTCCATGTTGCTATGCACTTGCTCCCTTATGTGTTCGCAAGCTGTTGTTGCTc tattcgCGTACCCCATTTTACCGCTGGAGTTTTCATATTGGATTGAATTTCTGGGCATCAACTACCGACCCTGGCGTCTTTTGGCGCTCGTTATGGCGATACCGTGCGCCGTCACTGCCTGCCTGTTACAGCTTTTCCATGAAAGTCCTAAATTCCTAGTATCCAGAGGGCAACAAGATAAGGCTTTGCAAGTATTAAAGAAGATCTATGCTTGTAATACTGGAgataaagctgaaaattttcCC GTTAAGAAGCTGATTGGCCAACCAGAGCAGTCTGGTAATGAGGGATCGTTCCTTAGAGTAATGTGGGAACAGACTTCAGCATTGTTTAAACCACCTCTACTGAAAACAACTCTGAAACTTTTCTACCTCATAACCATAATTTACATGAC TGGCAGTGGTTTCATCCTGTGGTTGCCTTACATCATGAACAACCTCTTTTCCGTCCTCGAAGCCGGTGGTGGAGAAGGCATGAACCTATGCACTGTGATGCGATACTCTACAGAGGCCGTTGCTTATGCTGGAAATAACACT ATCGTTCAAGACGTCTGTAACGATAAGATCCAGGAAACTACTCTTCTGTCAGCTATGTCGTACGGTGCTTTAGCCAGTTCAAGTAACCTCGTGCTATCTCTTACTTGTGGCTCCAGGAAAAGATTGGCCATGATTTGCATCATCACCGTCTCGGCCTTAGCCGCTATTCTCCTAAATGTTGTCGCCATTCCCATTGCTGGAGgaatcttctttttcttcttccttCTCTGTGCACTATCGATGGGCATTCTCAGCGTTTACTTCGTGGAACTATATCCTACTTCTTTGAG GGGCATGGCATCATGTCTTTCAGTGATGCTGGGTAGATCGAGTGCTTTTCTCGGTGTCAACGCTATTGGAGCCCTGTTAACAGCGAACTGCGAAGCCACATTTTACGGCTGGGCTGTTCTGTTACTCT cTGCAGTAGTCTTCTCGTGGTTCCTACCAAAAGACAAAAAACCAAACACATAA